In Mixophyes fleayi isolate aMixFle1 chromosome 11, aMixFle1.hap1, whole genome shotgun sequence, one DNA window encodes the following:
- the LOC142107896 gene encoding tyrosine-protein phosphatase non-receptor type 11-like, whose amino-acid sequence MTSRRWFHPNINGLEAETLLLTHGVHGSFLARPSKSNPGDFTLSVRRHDEVTHIKIQNTGDFYDLYGGETFATLAELVQYYTEQHGLLREKNGDVIELKYPLNSQDPTSERWYHGHLSGREAEKLLLEKGKPGSFLVRESQSKPGDFVLSVLTSEEKLENGERKSRVTHVMIRFQPDGKYDVGGGERFDTLTDLLEHYKKNPMVEKSGAVVHLKQPFNATRINAANIETRVRELNKMADNTEKAKQGFWEEFEMLQQQECKLLYPRKEGQRPENKSKNRYKNILPFDTTRVALRDTDESVPGSDYINANYIKSALDDFRGTQPCKMYIATQGCLQNTVCDFWSMVYQENTHVIVMTTKEMERSRKKCFRYWPDENCSKDYGFIRVLSLAVHLEKDYILRELQMSHLEREEPPRCIWHYQYLSWPDHGVPNEPGGVLCFLEEINTAQLSTPRSGPIVVHCSAGIGRTGTIIVIDMLVDIINRQGLDCDIDIPKTIQMVRQQRSGMVQTEAQYKFIYMAVQKYIESRKRNLEDEQRGRTMEREYTNIQYPLGEKLKAKAPSAAAPSQPRVNDDSTCVYENLNIRSTHMSSTSNAGR is encoded by the exons gagACATGACGAAGTCACACACATCAAAATCCAAAACACGGGCGATTTCTATGACTTGTACGGTGGCGAGACGTTTGCCACATTGGCTGAGCTGGTGCAGTATTATACAGAGCAGCACGGCCTTCTGCGGGAGAAAAACGGAGATGTGATAGAGCTCAAGTACCCACTGAACTCCCAGGATCCAACATCAGAGAG ATGGTACCATGGACATCTGTCAGGACGTGAAGCCGAGAAGCTGCTATTGGAAAAGGGAAAGCCTGGAAGCTTTCTGGTGCGGGAAAGCCAGAGCAAGCCGGGGGACTTTGTGCTGTCTGTTTTAACAAGCGAAGAGAAGCTGGAGAATGGGGAGCGTAAATCTCGTGTCACTCACGTCATGATCCGGTTCCAG CCCGACGGTAAATACGATGTAGGAGGAGGTGAGCGCTTTGATACACTGACAGACCTGTTGGAGCACTACAAGAAGAACCCAATGGTAGAGAAGTCAGGAGCTGTGGTGCATCTTAAACAG CCATTCAATGCAACACGGATCAACGCAGCCAACATTGAAACTAGAGTACGAGAACTTAACAAAATGGCTGACAACACAGAGAAGGCCAAACAGGGATTCTGGGAAGAGTTTGAG ATGCTTCAGCAGCAAGAATGTAAACTGCTCTATCCCAGAAAGGAAGGACAGCGGCCAGAGAACAAAAGCAAAAACAGATACAAGAACATTCTACCTT TTGACACCACAAGGGTGGCGTTGAGAGATACAGATGAGAGCGTTCCAGGGTCAGATTACATCAATGCCAATTACATCAAG AGTGCTCTGGATGACTTCCGTGGTACCCAGCCCTGTAAAATGTATATAGCCACTCAGGGATGCCTGCAGAACACGGTGTGCGACTTCTGGTCCATGGTGTATCAGGAGAACACGCATGTCATTGTCATGACCACCAAAGAGATGGAGCGCTCACGC AAAAAATGTTTTCGCTATTGGCCAGATGAGAACTGCAGCAAGGACTACGGCTTCATCCGGGTGCTGAGCCTGGCCGTGCACCTAGAGAAGGATTATATTCTGCGGGAGTTACAGATGTCACATCTGGAAAGG gAGGAACCCCCAAGATGCATCTGGCATTATCAGTACCTGAGCTGGCCAGACCATGGTGTCCCGAACGAGCCAGGGGGTGTGCTATGCTTCCTGGAAGAAATTAATACAGCTCAGCTTAGTACCCCGCGGTCTGGGCCTATCGTGGTGCACTGCAG TGCTGGCATTGGCCGTACCGGTACAATCATAGTGATAGATATGCTGGTGGATATTATTAACAGACAAG GTTTGGATTGTGACATCGACATCCCGAAAACCATTCAGATGGTGAGACAGCAGCGCTCGGGCATGGTGCAGACCGAGGCGCAGTATAAATTTATCTACATGGCCGTGCAGAAATACATTGAGTCCAGGAAGAGAAATCTGGAGGACGAGCAG AGGGGCAGGACAATGGAGCGTGAATACACCAACATTCAATACCCACTTGGAGAGAAGTTAAAAGCTAAAGCGCCCTCAGCCGCAGCACCTAGCCAGCCTCG AGTGAACGATGATTCTACCTGTGTCTATGAGAATCTGAATATTAGAAGCACACACATGTCAAGTACAAGCAACGCTGGCAGATAA
- the RNF223 gene encoding RING finger protein 223, translating into MDAVTEVWHTQVEPEEGADNRPECSICFNSYDNIFKTPKVLQCSHTFCLECVARLVASLPPENKHDKVLCPFCRQPTPIPENGVPALQTSQELLSNLPSHLQHGEPVWIEGDKLCYKQDPQSNSSNSDLCICVDIGLSKKESPPEPPPRTRLQRYCCGCSDWKRLLVIIFMVVILFCILLWPVQCILKTGNLRCTTESAPTKMPHSALLLTPGL; encoded by the coding sequence ATGGATGCCGTTACGGAAGTCTGGCACACTCAGGTGGAACCAGAGGAAGGGGCGGACAACCGACCAGAGTGCTCCATCTGTTTCAACAGCTATGATAACATCTTCAAGACCCCAAAAGTCCTGCAGTGCTCGCACACGTTCTGCTTGGAGTGCGTAGCGCGACTAGTGGCCTCTCTCCCACCAGAAAACAAGCACGATAAAGTCCTGTGCCCCTTTTGCCGGCAACCCACGCCAATCCCAGAGAATGGGGTTCCCGCTCTACAGACAAGCCAGGAACTACTGTCTAACCTACCTTCCCACCTACAGCACGGAGAGCCGGTTTGGATCGAGGGGGACAAGCTTTGTTATAAACAGGATCCACAGTCTAACTCCAGCAACTCAGACTTGTGCATTTGTGTTGACATTGGGTTGAGCAAAAAAGAAAGCCCCCCAGAGCCCCCACCACGCACCAGACTCCAGAGGTATTGCTGTGGGTGCAGTGACTGGAAAAGACTCCTGGTCATCATTTTCATGGTCGTCATTTTGTTTTGCATCCTCCTTTGGCCAGTTCAGTGCATCTTGAAGACGGGTAACCTGCGGTGTACAACAGAATCGGCACCTACTAAGATGCCCCACTCTGCTCTACTGCTAACACCTGGCTTATGA